A genomic stretch from Shewanella sediminis HAW-EB3 includes:
- a CDS encoding chaperone NapD, translating to MSQEYHVTSLVVHAAPKAVSQVETNIRALVGADIHAVTDEGKFVVTLEGETQAAILDNVEAINALEGVLNASLIYHQVDPTEES from the coding sequence ATGAGTCAGGAATACCATGTCACCAGCTTAGTCGTGCATGCCGCACCGAAAGCGGTTTCTCAGGTTGAAACCAACATTCGAGCGCTTGTCGGTGCCGATATACACGCCGTTACCGATGAAGGTAAGTTTGTCGTCACCCTCGAAGGTGAAACACAAGCCGCTATACTGGATAACGTCGAAGCCATTAATGCCCTCGAAGGAGTGTTAAACGCCAGTCTGATTTACCATCAAGTCGATCCAACAGAAGAAAGTTAA
- the napA gene encoding nitrate reductase catalytic subunit NapA, producing the protein MSISRREFLKANAAVAAATTVGVTLPVKIVEAAEQKDNIKWDKAPCRFCGVGCSVLVGTNNGKVVATKGDPESPVNKGLNCIKGYFLSKIMYGKDRLTTPLLRMKDGKYDKEGEFTPISWDTAFDTMAEKWKHTLKTKGPTAVGMFGSGQWTVWEGYAASKLHKAGFLTNNIDPNARHCMASAVGGFMRTFGIDEPMGCYDDLEAADHFVLWGANMAEMHPILWARLSDRRLSSPDSRVHVLSTFENRSFDLADNPMVFRPQSDLVILNYIANYIIENDAVNKDFVSKHTKFVLGTTDIGYGLRPEHPLEQKAKNPGKGSSTPISFDEYAKFVSTYTLEYAAKMSGVEPEKLELMAKAYADPSIKVMSLWTMGINQHTRGVWANNMLYNIHLLTGKIATPGNSPFSLTGQPSACGTAREVGTFAHRLPADMVVKNPKHRAISEKLWQLPEGTIPPKPGYHAVLQSRMLKDGKLNCYWTMCTNNVQAGPNINEEILPGFRNPENFIVVSDPYPTVSAMAADLILPTAMWVEKEGAYGNAERRTHMWHQQVKPPEGAKSDLWQLVEFSKRFKVSEVWPAELIAKKPEYADKTLYDVLYANGEVNKFPTSDCKADLNDESEAFGFYLQKGLFEEYAQFGRGHAHDLADFDTYHETRGLRWPVVDGKETLRRFSAGDPYLKAGEEFNFYGKPDGKAVIFALPYEPAAEEPNEEFDLWLSTGRVLEHWHTGSMTARVPELYRAYPDAQIFLHPEDAKARGLKRGDEVVVASPRGEVKTRVETKGRNKPPRGVAFMPFFDARQLVNKLLLDATDPLSKETDFKKCPVKVMKA; encoded by the coding sequence ATGAGCATTAGCCGTCGCGAGTTTCTGAAAGCCAACGCTGCAGTTGCCGCTGCAACCACAGTTGGTGTCACTCTGCCAGTGAAGATAGTCGAAGCCGCTGAGCAGAAAGACAACATCAAGTGGGATAAAGCACCTTGCCGTTTTTGTGGCGTAGGGTGTAGCGTTTTGGTTGGTACCAATAATGGCAAAGTCGTTGCCACTAAAGGTGACCCGGAAAGCCCTGTCAATAAAGGCCTGAACTGTATTAAAGGCTACTTCCTGTCGAAAATTATGTACGGAAAGGATCGTCTGACGACGCCGCTTCTGCGTATGAAAGATGGTAAGTACGATAAAGAAGGTGAGTTTACCCCAATCAGTTGGGATACCGCGTTCGATACCATGGCCGAGAAGTGGAAGCACACACTCAAGACCAAGGGCCCTACTGCCGTAGGTATGTTTGGTTCTGGCCAATGGACAGTGTGGGAAGGCTACGCGGCATCTAAGCTACACAAAGCAGGTTTCCTTACTAACAATATCGACCCTAATGCTCGCCACTGTATGGCATCTGCCGTGGGCGGCTTCATGCGTACCTTCGGTATCGATGAGCCTATGGGTTGTTACGACGACTTAGAAGCGGCTGACCACTTTGTATTGTGGGGCGCGAATATGGCAGAGATGCACCCAATCCTGTGGGCTCGCCTGTCTGATCGCCGCTTGAGTAGCCCGGATAGTCGTGTGCATGTGCTCTCTACCTTCGAGAACCGCAGCTTCGACCTGGCCGATAACCCAATGGTTTTCCGTCCACAATCTGATCTGGTCATTCTTAACTACATCGCTAACTACATCATTGAAAATGATGCGGTTAACAAAGATTTCGTAAGCAAGCACACTAAGTTTGTACTGGGTACAACCGATATCGGTTATGGCCTGCGTCCAGAACATCCATTAGAGCAGAAGGCGAAGAACCCGGGAAAGGGGTCATCCACACCTATCAGCTTCGATGAATACGCTAAGTTCGTCAGCACTTACACGCTTGAGTATGCCGCTAAAATGAGTGGTGTAGAGCCTGAAAAACTCGAGCTTATGGCCAAGGCTTATGCCGATCCATCGATCAAGGTAATGAGTTTGTGGACCATGGGTATTAACCAGCACACACGTGGTGTCTGGGCGAATAACATGCTCTATAACATCCATCTGTTGACGGGTAAGATTGCCACTCCGGGCAACAGCCCATTCTCATTGACGGGTCAACCATCGGCTTGTGGTACCGCGCGTGAAGTGGGTACTTTCGCTCATCGTCTGCCTGCAGATATGGTCGTGAAGAATCCTAAGCACAGAGCCATCTCTGAAAAGTTGTGGCAACTCCCGGAAGGGACAATTCCACCTAAGCCTGGTTATCATGCCGTTCTGCAGAGCCGTATGCTTAAAGATGGCAAGCTAAACTGCTACTGGACTATGTGTACTAACAACGTCCAGGCCGGTCCAAACATTAATGAAGAGATCTTACCCGGATTCCGTAATCCGGAAAACTTCATCGTGGTATCGGATCCATATCCAACGGTTTCAGCCATGGCTGCTGACCTTATTCTTCCAACAGCAATGTGGGTAGAGAAAGAGGGTGCTTACGGTAACGCAGAGCGTCGTACGCACATGTGGCATCAGCAGGTTAAGCCACCTGAAGGGGCTAAGTCTGATCTATGGCAGTTGGTTGAGTTCTCTAAGCGCTTCAAAGTCTCTGAAGTCTGGCCTGCCGAACTTATCGCTAAGAAGCCTGAGTACGCGGATAAGACCCTTTATGACGTACTTTATGCCAACGGTGAAGTGAACAAGTTCCCAACATCTGACTGTAAAGCAGATCTGAATGATGAGTCAGAAGCCTTTGGTTTCTACCTGCAGAAGGGGCTGTTCGAAGAGTACGCGCAGTTTGGTCGTGGCCACGCTCACGATCTTGCCGACTTCGATACTTACCATGAGACTCGTGGTCTTCGCTGGCCGGTTGTCGATGGTAAAGAGACCCTACGTCGCTTCTCTGCCGGAGATCCCTACCTCAAGGCAGGTGAAGAGTTTAACTTCTATGGTAAGCCAGATGGTAAAGCGGTTATCTTCGCACTGCCATATGAGCCTGCAGCCGAAGAGCCAAACGAAGAGTTTGATCTTTGGTTATCGACCGGTCGTGTACTCGAGCACTGGCATACTGGTTCGATGACGGCTCGTGTACCTGAGCTTTATCGCGCATACCCTGATGCACAGATCTTCCTTCACCCGGAAGATGCTAAGGCCCGTGGCCTCAAGCGTGGTGATGAAGTCGTTGTCGCCTCACCTCGCGGTGAAGTGAAGACTCGTGTTGAAACCAAAGGCCGGAACAAGCCGCCAAGAGGCGTGGCATTTATGCCATTCTTCGACGCACGCCAACTGGTCAACAAGTTGTTACTGGACGCCACTGATCCTCTCTCGAAAGAGACAGATTTCAAGAAGTGCCCAGTCAAAGTAATGAAGGCTTAA
- the napG gene encoding ferredoxin-type protein NapG encodes MSKVKHTKSNPRDVNRRQFLASSAKAGCVMGLVGLGITATATQSRQLDSLAIRPPGALGEDDFLSACVRCGLCVEACPYDTLKLARWFDGAATGTPYFTARNIPCEMCEDIPCVKVCPSGSLDHGLEKIEEAKMGIAVLIDEKNCLNFKGLRCDVCYRVCPLIDDAITLERQHNQRSDHHAMFLPTVNSDTCTGCGKCEHVCVLEESAIRILPAHIALGKTAEHDTYINTEETTLEMLNKGLSL; translated from the coding sequence ATGAGTAAGGTGAAACACACTAAATCAAATCCACGGGACGTAAATCGTCGCCAGTTCTTAGCCTCCTCGGCTAAGGCGGGTTGTGTGATGGGTTTAGTGGGGCTGGGGATCACAGCAACGGCGACACAATCGCGACAGCTTGATTCCTTAGCGATCCGACCTCCTGGCGCCTTAGGCGAGGATGATTTTCTCTCGGCTTGTGTTCGTTGTGGTTTATGTGTCGAGGCTTGCCCCTACGACACCCTGAAACTAGCGCGCTGGTTCGATGGCGCAGCAACGGGCACACCCTATTTTACGGCGCGTAACATCCCCTGTGAGATGTGCGAAGATATTCCCTGTGTGAAGGTGTGTCCATCGGGCTCACTCGATCATGGTCTCGAGAAGATTGAAGAGGCCAAAATGGGTATCGCCGTATTAATCGATGAGAAAAACTGCCTTAACTTCAAGGGACTTAGATGCGACGTCTGTTACCGGGTTTGTCCGTTAATCGACGATGCTATCACCCTGGAGCGGCAACATAACCAACGCAGCGACCATCACGCCATGTTCCTGCCTACAGTCAACAGCGACACCTGTACCGGCTGTGGTAAGTGTGAACATGTGTGTGTACTCGAAGAATCTGCGATTAGGATATTGCCGGCACATATCGCCTTAGGAAAAACGGCTGAACACGATACTTATATCAACACAGAAGAGACCACACTCGAGATGTTAAACAAGGGCCTATCACTATGA
- the napH gene encoding quinol dehydrogenase ferredoxin subunit NapH, producing the protein MNDSSKAGFAQAAIDELGWWRAHKFLFLRRASQLSVLTLFAIGPWFGLWILKGNLSSSELLGTVPLSDPLVTLQVLMTGHIPELTLILGALFITVFYVIAGGRVFCSWVCPVNLVTDSASWLRRKMNLPRLGEMPRNLRYYLLGLVIVLPLLTGITVWEWVNPVPILYRAVLFGAGSGLWILLAIFLLDLFISERGWCGHLCPTGAMFALFGKLSPVKVSAVNAKACDNCMDCFDVCPERQVLKPALKGKQMMITDSDCTQCGRCIDVCAQRVFQYQNRIALKAENNQ; encoded by the coding sequence ATGAACGACTCCTCTAAAGCAGGATTCGCTCAGGCGGCGATCGATGAACTGGGATGGTGGCGTGCTCACAAATTCCTGTTTCTCAGACGCGCCAGCCAGCTGAGTGTATTAACCTTGTTTGCCATTGGCCCCTGGTTTGGCTTATGGATCCTGAAGGGAAACCTCTCGTCCAGCGAGTTACTCGGTACTGTGCCATTGTCGGATCCACTTGTGACACTGCAAGTCTTGATGACGGGACATATTCCTGAGTTAACCCTGATTCTCGGTGCCCTCTTTATCACAGTGTTTTATGTGATAGCGGGTGGCCGGGTGTTCTGCAGCTGGGTGTGCCCTGTCAATCTGGTCACCGACAGTGCGAGTTGGTTAAGACGTAAAATGAATTTGCCTCGTTTAGGCGAGATGCCAAGAAATTTACGTTACTACCTGCTGGGTCTGGTTATTGTGTTACCTCTGCTGACAGGCATCACCGTTTGGGAATGGGTCAATCCGGTTCCGATACTCTACCGCGCCGTGTTATTCGGTGCCGGTAGCGGACTGTGGATCTTGTTGGCCATCTTCCTGCTCGACCTGTTTATCAGCGAGCGTGGATGGTGTGGGCATCTGTGCCCCACTGGTGCTATGTTTGCCCTATTTGGCAAATTGAGCCCGGTTAAAGTATCGGCCGTTAACGCCAAGGCCTGTGATAACTGTATGGATTGTTTCGATGTTTGCCCCGAGAGACAGGTGCTAAAACCTGCGCTTAAAGGGAAACAGATGATGATAACCGACAGTGATTGCACTCAATGTGGCCGCTGTATCGATGTCTGCGCCCAACGCGTTTTCCAGTATCAAAATAGAATTGCCCTAAAGGCGGAGAACAACCAATGA
- a CDS encoding nitrate reductase cytochrome c-type subunit gives MKNVLTIAALVMALSACSGQQANTQAEPVNVSSLGKSEITDVRMADAMPTYPKRGASIERGFVHQPPLIPHKAEYAITTKKNKCLSCHFPAKMKATPIDESHLLATGKLNNIYYNCSQCHVPQAENKQQLVENDFSNK, from the coding sequence ATGAAGAATGTACTCACTATAGCCGCGCTCGTCATGGCGCTTAGTGCCTGCTCTGGCCAGCAAGCAAACACTCAAGCGGAGCCGGTAAATGTCAGCTCACTTGGCAAGTCTGAGATCACCGATGTTCGTATGGCCGATGCAATGCCTACGTATCCAAAGCGTGGCGCATCGATCGAGCGTGGCTTTGTACACCAGCCACCTCTGATCCCACATAAGGCTGAATACGCCATTACAACCAAGAAGAATAAGTGTTTAAGCTGTCACTTCCCAGCCAAAATGAAAGCGACCCCTATCGATGAGTCGCACCTGTTGGCTACGGGTAAGCTAAATAACATCTATTACAACTGCTCTCAGTGTCACGTACCACAAGCCGAGAACAAACAGCAGTTAGTAGAGAACGACTTCTCGAATAAATAG
- a CDS encoding GGDEF domain-containing protein, with protein sequence MEVLKLWSEELEYRRSAFRFTLIVIAVAATVFTLFNWSIGLKAYALIELLLVILSLGILSIVRKTQYLHNWTLLFLFVFYCVILVGISFASFRSGLFAWIFVFPILSYLLLGRRNGQAVTLCYVSLGLGILGWRLWLNDPNIHLVAMANYSLCVAAIWGVAHVYESKREEVVERLQNMAARDPLTGLYNRLHLESVFEQITQSESSPDSSLFMLLIDLDHFKSVNDNYGHEVGDKVLVRVAELIKQTIGENDWGFRVGGEEFCLLLPGTNHASVQEVAQRLQLAIEGSAVSVGEHKVSTTASIGIAQWPESGELMQALYRTADRRLYRAKEQGRNCVVSD encoded by the coding sequence ATGGAAGTGCTAAAACTATGGTCTGAAGAGCTTGAATATCGACGTTCAGCATTTAGATTTACACTCATCGTTATTGCTGTTGCGGCCACTGTTTTCACCCTCTTTAATTGGTCTATCGGCCTGAAAGCCTATGCTCTGATAGAACTACTGCTTGTGATACTCTCTTTAGGGATATTAAGCATTGTTCGAAAGACTCAGTATCTGCACAACTGGACGCTACTATTTCTGTTTGTTTTCTACTGTGTCATCTTAGTTGGGATCTCATTTGCCAGTTTTCGCTCGGGTCTGTTTGCCTGGATTTTTGTTTTTCCCATCCTCTCCTATCTATTGCTTGGTCGTCGCAACGGTCAAGCTGTCACCCTTTGTTATGTGTCATTAGGGCTGGGTATATTAGGCTGGCGTCTGTGGCTAAATGACCCCAACATACATCTGGTGGCAATGGCAAACTATAGCCTATGTGTCGCAGCTATATGGGGCGTGGCACACGTATATGAATCTAAACGGGAAGAGGTGGTGGAGCGACTGCAAAATATGGCGGCCAGAGACCCGTTAACCGGGCTCTATAACCGTTTACATCTAGAGTCTGTGTTCGAGCAGATAACCCAGAGTGAAAGTAGTCCAGACTCATCCCTGTTTATGTTGCTCATCGATCTGGATCATTTTAAGAGTGTCAACGATAACTATGGCCATGAAGTTGGTGACAAGGTGCTGGTGCGGGTGGCCGAGCTGATAAAGCAGACGATTGGAGAGAATGACTGGGGCTTTCGGGTCGGAGGGGAGGAGTTCTGTCTGCTGCTGCCCGGTACCAATCACGCATCAGTCCAAGAGGTCGCGCAAAGATTACAGCTAGCAATTGAAGGCTCTGCTGTGAGTGTGGGAGAGCATAAGGTATCGACGACGGCGAGTATCGGTATTGCGCAGTGGCCCGAGTCAGGTGAACTTATGCAGGCGCTCTATCGAACTGCCGATCGCCGCCTGTATAGGGCGAAAGAGCAGGGAAGAAATTGTGTTGTCAGTGACTAA
- a CDS encoding cation-translocating P-type ATPase: MTTQGLSSEKAQALLTEYGENCLPKPSRNSFVRLFIIQFRSAFIYVLLVAVVVCLILGQLINAFFISVVLLLNALIGTIQEYSAQQAADALADMVPQQSRVIRDNHPVVVDSRSLVPGDWIMLSSGDRIGADIDLRQSSQFQVDESALTGESISVSNKEQAFAGTLVTHGRAEGEVIATGINTQIGQIAKLVHQGVDTKPPLMQRIDQFTLRIAIAIVIIIALIFSLTLIRGADLSDVFLLGVALAVSAIPEGLPAAITVALAIGMKRMAKANVIVRKLVAVESLGSCTFIASDKTGTLTVNEMTIGQIWLANEHKYHVAGEGLAQNGLVHRHGHGVPVTVEEELGLKQLTLVGLLANEAHLVYNTDKIHADGDGVDLAFLVLGHKLRLTSELENHTQLTLFPYESEKGFSASVNNSPLGPQISVKGAVEKVMTMCSLSEEMSQKILDQTHWMARHGYRVLALAHGAGTAESDAFTGLEFLGLVAMSDPLRHDAIEAVASCRQAQIKVAMITGDHPVTALTLSQQLKIVSEHDKAVTGSELSQAMALNESEFDRLVATHRVFARVKPEQKMEITQSLIRQGEFVAMTGDGVNDAPALKHAHVGISMGLRGTDVARESASLVLTDDNFSSIVKGVIEGRIVYNNIRKVIFLLVSTGAAEIFLFILSVLFALPIPLFPLQILWLNLVTNGVQDVALAFEPAEGNEFSQPPRAPKEPIFDRLMLERVCISALVMGLIAFGLFAISLQMGVSEEAARNLTLMLMVLFENVHALNSRSEHRSLFVVPFFSNPILLLGIFVAQGIHIGAMYTPGLSDALQLSPINFSHWLILLATASVLFIVDEVHKKRWRMRANPNLGEPITDRRPE; the protein is encoded by the coding sequence GTGACAACGCAGGGACTCAGCAGTGAAAAGGCACAAGCTCTATTGACAGAGTATGGCGAGAATTGTTTGCCAAAACCGTCAAGAAACAGCTTTGTCCGGCTCTTTATTATCCAGTTTCGTAGCGCATTTATCTATGTCCTGCTGGTGGCTGTTGTCGTGTGCCTGATACTCGGACAGCTGATCAATGCTTTTTTTATCTCTGTGGTGCTATTGCTCAATGCGCTGATTGGCACCATTCAGGAATATTCTGCCCAGCAGGCTGCCGATGCCCTCGCCGATATGGTCCCCCAACAGAGCCGTGTTATTCGCGATAATCATCCGGTTGTCGTCGATAGTCGCTCTCTGGTGCCGGGCGATTGGATCATGCTCAGTAGCGGAGACCGTATAGGGGCCGATATTGATCTGAGGCAATCCAGCCAGTTTCAAGTCGATGAGTCAGCCCTCACGGGTGAGTCGATTTCAGTCAGTAACAAAGAACAAGCCTTTGCCGGCACGCTGGTGACCCACGGCCGTGCAGAGGGTGAAGTGATCGCTACCGGAATCAATACTCAGATTGGACAGATAGCCAAATTAGTCCATCAGGGAGTCGATACTAAGCCTCCATTAATGCAGAGAATCGATCAGTTTACCCTGCGTATAGCCATTGCCATAGTGATCATCATAGCGCTGATATTTAGTCTGACACTCATACGAGGCGCCGATCTGTCCGATGTGTTCTTGTTAGGGGTCGCATTAGCCGTCTCAGCCATTCCCGAAGGCTTACCTGCGGCTATTACTGTAGCCCTGGCTATAGGTATGAAACGCATGGCGAAAGCCAACGTGATCGTACGTAAGTTGGTTGCCGTAGAGTCACTGGGATCCTGCACCTTTATCGCCTCAGATAAAACCGGCACCTTGACGGTCAATGAGATGACCATAGGCCAGATCTGGCTTGCCAACGAACATAAGTACCATGTGGCGGGAGAAGGGCTAGCCCAGAATGGCTTAGTGCATCGTCACGGACATGGAGTTCCCGTCACGGTGGAGGAGGAGTTAGGGCTGAAGCAACTGACCCTGGTAGGGCTACTTGCCAATGAGGCACACCTTGTATACAACACCGATAAGATTCACGCCGATGGAGACGGCGTAGATCTGGCATTCCTTGTATTGGGACACAAGCTCAGGCTAACGAGCGAACTTGAAAACCATACTCAGTTAACCCTCTTTCCCTACGAGTCCGAAAAAGGGTTCAGCGCCAGTGTCAACAATAGCCCGCTAGGCCCACAGATCTCCGTGAAAGGTGCAGTAGAGAAAGTGATGACCATGTGCAGCCTGAGCGAAGAGATGAGTCAGAAAATTCTGGATCAGACCCACTGGATGGCCAGACATGGGTATCGGGTACTCGCACTGGCTCATGGTGCAGGAACCGCGGAAAGTGACGCGTTCACCGGGCTGGAATTTCTTGGTCTGGTCGCCATGAGCGATCCTCTCAGACATGATGCCATAGAAGCCGTGGCATCGTGTCGCCAAGCACAAATTAAGGTCGCGATGATAACAGGCGATCATCCGGTCACCGCGCTGACATTGTCACAACAGCTTAAAATCGTCAGCGAACATGATAAGGCGGTGACGGGCAGTGAACTCAGTCAGGCAATGGCTCTTAATGAAAGCGAATTTGATAGACTCGTGGCGACCCATAGAGTATTTGCCAGGGTCAAACCCGAGCAGAAAATGGAGATCACTCAGTCGCTTATCAGGCAGGGAGAGTTTGTAGCCATGACCGGAGATGGCGTCAATGATGCCCCGGCATTGAAACACGCTCATGTTGGTATTTCGATGGGACTGAGGGGTACCGACGTTGCGAGAGAGAGCGCCTCACTCGTACTCACAGATGATAACTTCAGCTCTATCGTTAAGGGGGTCATCGAAGGTCGGATCGTGTACAACAATATCCGCAAGGTTATTTTCTTGCTGGTCAGTACCGGCGCTGCGGAAATATTTCTCTTCATCCTAAGTGTACTCTTCGCATTGCCCATTCCACTGTTTCCACTGCAGATACTCTGGCTGAATTTAGTGACTAATGGGGTTCAGGATGTTGCACTGGCCTTCGAACCCGCAGAGGGTAATGAGTTTTCTCAACCGCCGCGAGCTCCTAAGGAACCCATTTTCGACCGACTCATGTTGGAAAGGGTCTGCATCAGCGCTCTGGTCATGGGGTTAATCGCCTTCGGCCTGTTCGCGATATCTCTCCAGATGGGGGTTAGCGAAGAAGCGGCCCGAAACCTGACCTTAATGTTGATGGTATTATTTGAAAATGTACATGCACTCAACAGCCGCTCAGAGCATAGATCCTTATTTGTCGTCCCCTTCTTCAGCAACCCAATATTACTGCTGGGTATTTTCGTGGCTCAGGGGATCCACATCGGCGCCATGTATACGCCAGGCCTGAGCGATGCGCTACAGCTCAGTCCCATCAATTTTTCCCATTGGTTGATTCTACTGGCCACCGCCTCAGTGCTTTTCATCGTGGATGAGGTACACAAGAAGCGATGGCGAATGAGGGCTAATCCGAACTTAGGGGAGCCAATAACTGATCGTCGGCCGGAATAA